CCGCTGCGCACATTGCCAGAACGAAGATGGCTGCGAGGAGCGTCCACAGGATTACGATGAGCCAGATTCCCATAACCGGTTCGTGTTTGCGGTTGGCGACGCGACCGCGTTACTTCAACGGGGCGACTTCCGCGTTCTTTTTCTCCATACCCTTGGTGGCAGCAGTGCTGCCTTTGCTGGTATTGCAGCAGGCGGCACTTTCCGCGCCGCATGACGAGCAGGTGTGGGTGGCGACGGATTGTTTGGCTTTGCCGTGACCCACGATGCTCCATTCAGTGCCGCAACCTCCGCACAGATGACGGACGATGGTAACGTAGGGCTTGTTTGCGCCCCGCGCCGTCCAGTCCTTCGTCTTGAGCACTTCGTCCTTGCACTTCGGACACGCCATCTGCGGCACTTCGACCGCAACGGAGTTGGTTGAATGATTGCGGCGATACTCGTCGAGTTGCTGTCGCAGCCTGGGTGACGCGGTGATGCCATCGTCACCGGTGGGTTTGTATTGGGCCTGTGCCGAACCGGCGAACAGAGACAGGGCGATGCCTGCCAGCGTCGCGATCAGGATGTTATTTGTTCGTTTCATAGTTTGCCTTTCGTTATGTGGTGGTTTGTTTGTTGGTGTGATCCCTTTCGCCCGTTGTGAATCGTCTATTTGCCGGTCCAGATTGTGACCGATGGCGTGACGTTATTCGGCGCGTGCAGATAGATCAGCCTGGTTGCACCGCCTTTGGCCGTCGCAATTTCCCCCCTGCTTCGGGTTGCCTTCTTGGGTATCCAGACGGTCACTGATGGAGTGGCGTTGTTCGGAGCGTGCAGTTGAATCAACTGTGACGCGCCGCCTTTGGCGGTCGAGGTTTCGGCGGCGACGATGATTCCCGCGCTCGAAACGAGCAGGGCCGTTGCGATTGTGAGCCGGGCCAACGCCGTGATTCGATTCGTTTTCATATTCGTGGTCTTTTGTCGTGAGTTCATTCCGCCTCTACTTGAGCGGCGCGACCTCGAAGGACGCGGGTTTGTAACCCCGTGCGAGCCAGGGAAACTGTTCAATCGCCCTCGGGCTGGCCGCGTAAGCGCGGTTCTTGAGCACCCTGGCAACCTCACTGTTCGCGGACGCTGGGGTGGTCGCTGGCTTCACGGTGGTGACGCGGGCCAACTGCGGGAACTGCTCCAACATGCGCGGAATGGCGGCGAGCGCGCGGTTGTTCCTGATGTTGGCTGGAACGCTGTCGAAGCGCGTGCTTGGTGTCGTCGTTGCCGGCGACTGACGTGTCAGCCAAGGAAACTGCTCCTTTGCGCGCGGGCTGGCGGCGATGGCGCGGTTGGACAAGTCCGAGACCGAGAAGACGGCGGCCTGGACGGTTGCGGTTGCAGTGAGGAGGGCAGCGGCGACCGCTCCCAGCAGAAGTGTTTGAGTCGTTTTCATAGTAAAGTGTTTGCTGTCGTTGTTTGCTATTTCCGGCGATGTCTTTGCCGTTCCCCCTTTAATACGTTCGGAGAGTGGAAATCCCCTTTGCCATTCCTTGCCTTTCGTCGAACATTTTTTGCTCACTGCGGGGCAATCGAACAACGGGATGGAATCCTCTCTGCAAATTGAGTGCGAGCAGCGGCGTTAACTCACCGCAATCAATGACACCTTTTCTCCTTGCGGGCCGCGCGCAGTGCCCAGCGCGTGGGCATCCAGCGTCGGGACGCCATCAACTAGGAACAGGTAACGATGGTGGCCGTGATGGAGCGGAATTTGAATCGTCCAGCCGCCGTCGGGTTGGCGTTGCATCGGATGCGAGGTGTGATTCCAGTCGTTGAAATCCCCCGTCACAAATACCGCTCCGGCTTGGGCGGATCGGTGGAACAAGCTGACTGGTTTGCTCATCCGCTTCGCGGAGTAGTAGTTTGTCGGGAAGCATGAACCCGATGAGCGCCGAGATGTTTCGGCTTCCACGAAATCAATATCCGCCGTTGCGTAGTTCGGTTGCATAACTTTACCTATATCTACGCCGCCCACGACTCCCGCCCTTGCTGAAGAAACGGACGCGTGATTGTGAACGAACGAAAACTGGACCAATGATGGAAATCAACGGCTTGAAATTTCTTCCACCATCGCCGTCCAGGTGGAGAGTTCACGCGACCCTGCGAAACGTCGGCGCAAATTTCCCTGCGCATCAATCAGCGCGTAGGTCGGAACTTCTTGCACGTTGAAGCGGAAGACGAGAGAGCCATTTGCGTCCAATAGCACCGGATGATTGATACTCATTCGCGTGACAAGCTCCCTGAGAGCGGGCTTGGTCGCCGCGCAATTAGCATGAGGGTCAGTAACGTGCGCGTGATTGTGTTGATGCCCGTGTCCACCGCCGCAGTCGTCTTGCGGGCCGACGGCTGGGTCAAACGCGATGCCGACGACCGTCAGTCGCCGGGATTCCTGTTCCTGCAATTGCTTGAGCGTAGTCGCATCATCGAAGCTTACAGCATTGCCGATTTTCCAAAAGCAAAGCAGAACGGCCTTGCCATGGAAGTCGGAGAGATGGATCAATCTTCCCTCCGAATCTTCGAGAGCAAACTCTTTGGCGGGCAATTTGCCGGCAATGATACGCGGCGGCGGGGATGGCTGCGGAAATTCTGCTCGATGCTGCGCCCACCATTCGCGCCACTCTTGAGCGCCGCGACGGATCGCGTCGAGATTGAAAGGCGGGAGTGGGGCTTCGTCTGAACGTGTGAATTTCGGCAGCGCGTGGCTCGAACGGATTCCGAAATCCAATCCGGTTGTCTTGCGAAGCAGCATGGCAGCTTGCACAACCACGCGCGCGTCCGGATCATCGAGGAGGTGAATCGCCAGCGGCACGTCGTTGGAATTAGCAACACGTTGAAGTTGCTGGAGCGCGAGCACGCGCACGGCTGGGTCGGCATCGCTCAGTTGTTGCCGAAGCAAGACCAGAGAATCCGGGTGTTTGTCTTCGGCTAAAATGCTCATCGCTGGCTCGCGCACATTCAAATCGGGATCGTTAGCCGCTTCATTCACAATTGCTGCCATTGTGCCAGCGAATGCCGGTTCTGTGTGAAGGCGCGCCTTGAGGTGTTCCATTACAAACTGCCGCGCGGTCAGATTGCCACTCCGCCACATTCGCTCCAAAGCTTGCCCTCGGTTTGGTGCTTCGTCGGCAAGTTCTGAAAGAACCGAGTCGGAGGGCGCATCCGAGCGCAGCGTTAGTGACATCGCCAATTCATGCCGCAAGGGTTTCCAAGCAATTAGCGCGACCAAACCGAAAACGGCCAAGCCCGCCAACCACCAGCCATCGCGTCTATTGAATTTGGACCAATGGTGATTCATTGCCACAAGCGGAGAGTTCCAGCGCGGGATTTCACGGAGTGTCAACCACGCGATATATTTCACAAGCCCCGGAGGCTGCTAGATTGGTCCAAGAGCTTGAACTAGCGGTGGCGGTTAGCGTAGCGTTGGTCGTCCAATTACCCGCAGCCACACTGGTGGCGGACTGGACTTGGTAGGTGTGACTAGAAACGGAAGTCCAAGTAATCACGAATCGGTTTGGGCCGACGAACCTTGCGGCTGTAATCGGGAACGGCGAAACCGTTCCCGTCGTGACAATGAAGTTGGACGAGCCAACAACATTCCCGCCAAGTCCTCGGACGCTTACCGGGCCGGAACTGGCTACGGCAGGCACGAGTGCGGTGATCTGCGTGGGGGAATTTATGTCATACGACGCACGGATGCCGTTGAACGTGACGTTGGTGATCGAATCGAGGTTCGCGCCCGTGATGGTAACGCTAGTGCCGACAGGACCATTTTGCGGTGAGAAACTTATCGAGCCGGGCGAGGCAGGCGACTGACCGTCCACTTTACTGCGCAGCACCCACGCGAGGTTGTTCGGCAAGGCGCTGAAGAAGTTATAGCCGGTTTCTTGTTGAATCTGTTTAGTTGACGTGACGAAAGTCGTCCACGTCTTGCTAGACACCGAAGCGTCGTTGGGAGTATTGAGAGCGATGACGCGGATGGAGTTAGGGTCGGTGTTCGTAATTCGGCTCAATGCAGTGCCAGCGCCTAGCGGAACACACACAACAATCTTCCAGACATTTGAAGCGATGGCGGCATGGCCGCCGGAGAGGATTCGATTCGTGCCGAAATTGCTCGGGCCGGAAATAATGAGCAATTCCTGGGAAGAAATGAGGGTGCGGGAATAATTCTCGAAGGTCGCCCACAGACCTTGGTTGTTCTGCGACGCCTGCGGAATGATGTTCGACATGATGAATGTCTTTTCGTTGTCAGCCACGGTGTCCGTGCGATCAGCCGAGGGGCACATGTGGCCACGGTCATAGCTTTGGCTGTTGACTGAACCAAACGTGCTGGTGGGTACGGGGTGAAAGTCCGATGGCACATTCGTTTCGACTGCCCAGGCGTCGGTTCGCCCGCTTGAGCCGACATCGCCCGCAGTTAAGTCCCAGCTCACCCAATTTGGCTGACGATTGGTATCGCTATAATCGAGCGCATACTGGGGGTGCTGAATCAGATAGTGAAGATGATGGAGTTGATTGGTGGCATCGGCGGTAGCCCCGGTGGGGTTTCCAAGTTGCATCTGGAGATTGATGTCAATAATCGCCTTCCCTTGCTGGAGTGAAAGAACGAGCACTGAGCCGGCGAGAAGCAGCCGTAGGATGGCTCGGCTGGGAAGTGGATAAATTGGGGTTCTCATGGAGAAGTCATTTGGCGCACTTGTGGTTCTTCGAGTGTCAGTTTGTTGGCGCGGCCCGTGAAACGGCTGGTTCCAAAGCGGGCCGCGCTTTTCGCTTGGGTCAACTAATCGGCATCACTTCCTTTCCATTGGGTCTCATTTTGGTTTCCTGAACCGGCCCAAATTCGTTTTGTTTGCTTCAGGTTCGCGGGATACGTCACTCATTCAACCCCCAATGATTCACGGCCGCACCCTGCTGGACTACGCGCACTGTGTCCAAGTCCTCGCCGACATGCTTTGACAATTCAAAGGTGCGGGTTGGTTGGTGGGGCGCGTGACCTGACAAATAGTAATTCACAAAGCAGGCCAGACCGCTGACGCGGGCCGTCTCGCGCAGGTCGCGCTCCACAAGCGTCTGCGACGGTGTCGTTCCGGCCGTAAACGGAAGCAGAATCACCAGTGCGCCATCCGGCTGCGTGCGCCGCGTGAGCCAGTGGCACAGCCAATCTTGCACCGGGCGCGGCAGCACATGCGGATTGCTCGGGCAACAAAATACGATGTCTGCCTCGGCGGCGATGCCCACGGCGCGGGCGAACAGATTCCGCTCCGTCAGCGCGTCGAAGCGCCACCAGAAATCAAGGAATTGAAATTCGACGGTCAAACTGCGGACCACGCCAAGATACACTTCCTTCGCCGCGCGAAAGGCCGCATCGTCATCGTAAGCCAGTGCCACGGTGATTGGTGAATCGCCCTTTGGTTTGCATGTCGCGGCGATGGATTTCGGAAGCATCATGATTTTGTTACGCACCAGGCGGACGAATCCCTCTCGCCCAATCAATTCTTGAGAAGACTGTGAACAACGATGAACGCGCCCAAAAGCAGAAGGCCGGTTGCGAGCACTCGCGTGAGCCAGAGGCCGGACAGCCGGGCGGCTAGCCATGTGCCCGGCCACAGGCCAATCATTCCGCCGAGCGTGAACAGGCCGGTCGTTTCCCAAGACACCCGCTGGCCCGCGAGGAAATGCGATCCCGTGGCGACGGCGCTCACCAGCGCGACGCTGAACATGGCGGTCGCGATGGCGCGATGAATCTCCACGCGACTGATGAGCACCAATCCGGGAACGAGAATGAATCCGCCGCCCACGCCAAGCAGTCCCGAAAGAACGCCTGTGCCGAACCCAAGCGATGCCAGCCGGAAAAACTGATGCGACTTTGCATCGGAGTTTTCACACGCCTGGCCGGACGAGTTTGGCGTGCCGTTGGATTGTTGAATCCACAACCGCACCGCCACAATCAACACGAGCGCGGCAAATACCAGCAGCAGCCAGCGTTCAGGCAGGTGTCGGCCAATCAACGCGCCAACGGGCGCGCCCGCTAAACCGCCGAAGGCAAGCTGCCAGCCCAGGCGTTTATCAATTCCACCGCCGCGCGTGGTCTGCGCCGCACGCACTCCCGCCATCGCACCGACGGCGATCATCGAAGTGCAAACCGCCGCGTGGGGGCGCAGATGCAGGGCATAGACCAGCAATGGCACGGCGAGTGTTGAACCACCGTTGCCGGTCAACCCAAACAGGACTCCCACAATTAAACCGAGAATCAGCGTCATTGCGGTTCATTGCAGTTTGTCGCTCGCGTCAAGTGCGACTCATGTGCCGACGTTTCACCCGTTCAAATGATCTCGAACAGGTGCAAGCCCTCTACCGGTTGGTTGGGATGCGTCCTCGCACCAATGAGCGCGGCCAGTTGGTCCGAGTTCACCGGCTTTTCGAGAAACGCCATTGCACCAAAGCGGCGCGCGGCCTCGCGGCGCTCCGCGTTGCTGGTGGCGCTCATCAAAATGACCGGCAGTTCCGGCCAGCGGAGGCGGATGAACTGGAGCAAATCGAAGCCGTTCATTACGGGCATCTCGACATCGCTGATGACCGTCCCGACCGGCTGTTCGGCGAGCTGGCGGATGGCGTCTTCGCCATCAAAGGCAACGATAACTTCAAATCCCATGCGGCGCACCAGGCTTTCCACCCAGCGCGCGGTCAACGGATTGTCGTCCACGACAAGAACCGGTCTTGTTTCTGCATCCATATCTGGTGATACGTCGGCTTGCTTGCCAACCCTCGCGGCGTTAGCGGGCATCTGTCACAACGCCTTCTCGCCTTCCTCGCCGGAACGAATGTTGATGGCGCGTTCGATGTTCAGAACAAAAATTCTCCCGTCACCTTTTTCGCCGGTGTAAAACGGCTCGCGCAACACTCGCACAAAACGATCCACGTCGGCATCGGCACACGCGATTTCGACCTTGGCAATGTTGGAGTATTTCTCCCAATACTGTTTGAACATCTTCAGACGGAATTGTTCGGCGTCGGCGAACGCGCCGATGGCGATGACGTGGGAGACGGCCACATCGGTCGCGCCTTCCTCGGTCAAGCGTCCCAAGACGTGCTCCAGAAAATTTTCGCCCACGTAGGCTTTGATCTCTTTCATGGGAATGGATGCTTTGGATTCGTGGCGTCCGAGTAGCTTGCGCTGCTCTACTTTGGCGACATGCCTTCGGTCGGTGGCGCTCCGCGATGCGTTGCGCAGCAAAACACCGAGTCGCTTCCACATGCCTCGCATGTATGCTCGACCTGTTCCTTCGCGCCAAAACCCCGGCCCGTCACGGTGATCGTGGATTTGCAACCCGGACAATAATGCCGATGCTCGAACGGCGTGAAAAACCGGTTTCGTGGCCTGTTCACGTCAGCGAACAAGACGGTCTTGCACTTGGCGCAGGCCATCGCGACGGCGTCGCCTTTCTTGAGATTCAGTTCGTCGCCAGTGTTCTTGACGTGATACAGCGGAATGAATTTGCGTTCTTCATAAACGCGCGTGGTTGATTTGCCTCCCGATGACGCGCAACCCGTGACCGCCAATCCCACCGTGAGGAGTGCCGCCCATGCGGCCAGATGCTTAAAGCGCCGTGTGATCTTCATGACTTTGCCTTTCTCGTCAGCCGTCACCTGCTTCGCGCTGACGCATGTGACCGCTTGTTTCGCAGCCATTCCTTTATACGACCAACACGGAGTTCACCCCTCCACCAGCGACTTTCGCCGTCCCGTTTCTTGCCGGGTTGTTGACAACCTGCCCGTCAACCACCAAGGCATAATCGTAGCGGCCTGGCGACAGGAACAACATGCGCGCCCACCGTCCGCGACCTGCCGGACACATCGGTGTGGCGGTTGGATTCCAGCCGTTAAATGTTCCCGCGAGGGTGACGCGATGAACGAAGGCCCGCTGGAGCTTGAACAGAACGCACCGCAACTCCAGCTTGGTTGCGGTGCGTCCTGTCCTCATGTGCGTTTGACGATGTTCGTGATGTCGCCCGGCGCGCTGTTGTCAGTGCATGTGCGCCG
This portion of the Acidobacteriota bacterium genome encodes:
- a CDS encoding DNA/RNA non-specific endonuclease, yielding MRTPIYPLPSRAILRLLLAGSVLVLSLQQGKAIIDINLQMQLGNPTGATADATNQLHHLHYLIQHPQYALDYSDTNRQPNWVSWDLTAGDVGSSGRTDAWAVETNVPSDFHPVPTSTFGSVNSQSYDRGHMCPSADRTDTVADNEKTFIMSNIIPQASQNNQGLWATFENYSRTLISSQELLIISGPSNFGTNRILSGGHAAIASNVWKIVVCVPLGAGTALSRITNTDPNSIRVIALNTPNDASVSSKTWTTFVTSTKQIQQETGYNFFSALPNNLAWVLRSKVDGQSPASPGSISFSPQNGPVGTSVTITGANLDSITNVTFNGIRASYDINSPTQITALVPAVASSGPVSVRGLGGNVVGSSNFIVTTGTVSPFPITAARFVGPNRFVITWTSVSSHTYQVQSATSVAAGNWTTNATLTATASSSSWTNLAASGACEIYRVVDTP
- a CDS encoding response regulator, whose translation is MDAETRPVLVVDDNPLTARWVESLVRRMGFEVIVAFDGEDAIRQLAEQPVGTVISDVEMPVMNGFDLLQFIRLRWPELPVILMSATSNAERREAARRFGAMAFLEKPVNSDQLAALIGARTHPNQPVEGLHLFEII
- a CDS encoding HEAT repeat domain-containing protein, which produces MKYIAWLTLREIPRWNSPLVAMNHHWSKFNRRDGWWLAGLAVFGLVALIAWKPLRHELAMSLTLRSDAPSDSVLSELADEAPNRGQALERMWRSGNLTARQFVMEHLKARLHTEPAFAGTMAAIVNEAANDPDLNVREPAMSILAEDKHPDSLVLLRQQLSDADPAVRVLALQQLQRVANSNDVPLAIHLLDDPDARVVVQAAMLLRKTTGLDFGIRSSHALPKFTRSDEAPLPPFNLDAIRRGAQEWREWWAQHRAEFPQPSPPPRIIAGKLPAKEFALEDSEGRLIHLSDFHGKAVLLCFWKIGNAVSFDDATTLKQLQEQESRRLTVVGIAFDPAVGPQDDCGGGHGHQHNHAHVTDPHANCAATKPALRELVTRMSINHPVLLDANGSLVFRFNVQEVPTYALIDAQGNLRRRFAGSRELSTWTAMVEEISSR
- a CDS encoding P-II family nitrogen regulator, whose protein sequence is MKEIKAYVGENFLEHVLGRLTEEGATDVAVSHVIAIGAFADAEQFRLKMFKQYWEKYSNIAKVEIACADADVDRFVRVLREPFYTGEKGDGRIFVLNIERAINIRSGEEGEKAL
- a CDS encoding isoamylase early set domain-containing protein gives rise to the protein MQPNYATADIDFVEAETSRRSSGSCFPTNYYSAKRMSKPVSLFHRSAQAGAVFVTGDFNDWNHTSHPMQRQPDGGWTIQIPLHHGHHRYLFLVDGVPTLDAHALGTARGPQGEKVSLIAVS
- a CDS encoding sulfite exporter TauE/SafE family protein, translated to MTLILGLIVGVLFGLTGNGGSTLAVPLLVYALHLRPHAAVCTSMIAVGAMAGVRAAQTTRGGGIDKRLGWQLAFGGLAGAPVGALIGRHLPERWLLLVFAALVLIVAVRLWIQQSNGTPNSSGQACENSDAKSHQFFRLASLGFGTGVLSGLLGVGGGFILVPGLVLISRVEIHRAIATAMFSVALVSAVATGSHFLAGQRVSWETTGLFTLGGMIGLWPGTWLAARLSGLWLTRVLATGLLLLGAFIVVHSLLKN